A single window of Microbispora hainanensis DNA harbors:
- a CDS encoding sterol carrier family protein, with the protein MPARRIDPGKIREALDAQLADLGRPPFDGPESMAGNACVLAVLDAYEAGLTPLRAAARAAVRHLLEELAARAPGRSVEVRVPPHAAVQCVEGPRHTRGTPPNVIETDPRTWLELATGRLSWADATAAGKIAASGARADLSALLPLW; encoded by the coding sequence GTGCCGGCACGCAGAATCGACCCAGGGAAGATCAGGGAAGCGCTCGACGCCCAGCTCGCCGATCTGGGCAGGCCGCCGTTCGACGGCCCCGAGAGCATGGCCGGCAACGCGTGCGTGCTGGCCGTGCTCGACGCCTACGAGGCCGGGCTCACGCCGCTGCGGGCCGCCGCCCGCGCCGCCGTACGGCACCTGCTCGAAGAGCTGGCCGCGCGGGCGCCGGGACGGTCGGTGGAGGTGCGGGTGCCCCCGCACGCGGCGGTGCAGTGCGTGGAGGGGCCCCGGCACACCCGGGGCACCCCGCCCAACGTCATCGAGACCGACCCCCGCACCTGGCTCGAACTGGCCACGGGCCGGCTGTCGTGGGCCGACGCCACCGCCGCGGGGAAGATCGCGGCCAGCGGCGCACGGGCCGACCTGTCCGCGCTGCTCCCGCTCTGGTGA
- a CDS encoding MFS transporter, with protein MSGRWWALVAVSLATFMTYLDNNVVNVALPTIQRDLALTISGLEWIVSAYILVFAGLLLAGGRLADVFGPRTAFFGGLAVFTLASVAAGLAGSQETLIAARAVQGLGAALLTPSTLALLPRIFPDARERATAVGIWSAVGALALAIGPLTGGFLSENADWGWIFLINLPIGVIAAVIGLRSIRVERAAAGRSSLDLPGLATSAVALFALTYALIEGESRGWTSAPILGAFAAFAVAAVAFLVVESRTAQPMIDLTLFRERVFSGGLLSMGLWSFGVFGIYFFTALYLQSALGFSPTEAGAGFVPMALLMAVIASVSPRIAERFGSAGTVAAGLGLMAVAIGGLSSAGEGSHYLDLLPWFLLYGAGAGLLVPLTNVVLNAMPPARAGVASGVLNVSREVFGLLGITILGAILSARQSAVGGAPLHAFLEAYRFTLVIAAAIVLVGVPVSVYSLRRTRAASASAEPSEPAVAEPVA; from the coding sequence ATGTCCGGACGATGGTGGGCGCTGGTCGCGGTGTCGCTCGCGACGTTCATGACCTACCTGGACAACAACGTGGTCAACGTGGCTCTGCCGACGATCCAGCGCGACCTGGCGCTGACGATCTCCGGCCTTGAGTGGATCGTGAGCGCGTACATCCTGGTGTTCGCCGGCCTGCTGCTCGCCGGGGGACGTCTGGCGGATGTCTTCGGCCCCCGTACGGCGTTCTTCGGCGGCCTGGCGGTCTTCACGCTCGCGTCGGTGGCGGCGGGCCTCGCCGGGAGCCAGGAGACGCTGATCGCGGCGCGCGCGGTGCAGGGGCTCGGCGCGGCACTGCTGACCCCGTCGACGCTGGCCCTGCTGCCGCGGATCTTCCCCGACGCGCGCGAGCGGGCGACGGCCGTCGGCATCTGGAGCGCGGTCGGCGCCCTGGCCCTCGCGATCGGCCCGCTCACCGGCGGGTTCCTCAGCGAGAACGCCGACTGGGGCTGGATCTTCCTGATCAACCTGCCGATCGGCGTGATCGCGGCCGTGATCGGCCTGCGTTCGATCAGGGTCGAGCGGGCCGCGGCCGGGCGCTCCTCTCTCGACCTGCCGGGCCTGGCCACCTCCGCCGTGGCGCTGTTCGCCCTCACCTACGCGCTCATCGAGGGCGAGTCGCGTGGGTGGACCTCGGCGCCGATCCTCGGCGCGTTCGCGGCCTTCGCGGTGGCCGCCGTCGCGTTCCTGGTCGTCGAGTCCCGTACGGCGCAGCCGATGATCGACCTCACGTTGTTCCGTGAGCGGGTCTTCAGCGGCGGCCTGCTGTCGATGGGCCTGTGGTCGTTCGGCGTCTTCGGCATCTACTTCTTCACCGCGCTCTATCTCCAGAGCGCCCTCGGGTTCTCCCCGACGGAGGCGGGCGCGGGCTTCGTGCCCATGGCGCTGCTCATGGCGGTGATCGCGAGCGTCTCACCGCGGATCGCCGAGCGCTTCGGCAGCGCGGGCACGGTCGCCGCCGGCCTCGGCCTGATGGCGGTGGCCATCGGCGGGCTGTCGAGCGCGGGCGAGGGCTCCCACTACCTCGACCTGCTCCCCTGGTTCCTCCTGTACGGCGCGGGCGCCGGCCTGCTCGTCCCGCTGACCAACGTCGTGCTGAACGCGATGCCCCCCGCGCGGGCGGGCGTGGCCTCGGGCGTGCTCAACGTCTCCCGCGAGGTCTTCGGCCTGCTCGGCATCACGATCCTGGGCGCGATCCTGAGCGCCAGGCAGAGCGCGGTCGGCGGCGCTCCACTGCACGCCTTCCTTGAGGCCTACCGGTTCACGCTGGTGATCGCGGCCGCGATCGTGCTGGTCGGCGTCCCGGTCAGCGTCTACTCCCTGCGCCGCACCCGGGCCGCCTCCGCCTCCGCCGAGCCCAGCGAACCCGCCGTCGCCGAGCCCGTCGCATGA
- a CDS encoding TetR family transcriptional regulator, which yields MAHAERLSRLSLIEKALELADAESLESVTVRRLAQELGVTPMALYWHVKNKDQLFVCLADHLLAQVTPEFDPAAPWNERLRVMVEALIRVMRQHRYMPGLFAMVEKQDVSNFNRATDTALDLLSQAGFTLSEGYAISTYLLHGAMALVDNEPGCPGAASAMEAAELRRQKRLTLERLPADEFPRIVEYAREMEAEPDLDAYYAFGLDLLMSGVEAMAAKRTPSSATQNNTR from the coding sequence ATGGCGCACGCGGAGCGGCTGAGCCGCCTGAGTCTGATCGAGAAGGCCCTTGAGCTGGCCGACGCCGAGAGCCTGGAGTCGGTCACGGTGCGGCGGCTCGCCCAGGAGCTCGGGGTGACGCCGATGGCGCTCTACTGGCACGTCAAGAACAAGGACCAGTTGTTCGTCTGCCTCGCCGACCATCTGCTCGCCCAGGTCACTCCCGAGTTCGACCCGGCCGCGCCGTGGAACGAACGGCTGCGGGTGATGGTGGAGGCGCTGATCCGGGTGATGCGGCAGCACCGCTACATGCCGGGGCTGTTCGCGATGGTCGAGAAGCAGGATGTGTCGAACTTCAACCGCGCGACCGACACCGCGCTCGACCTGCTCTCCCAGGCGGGCTTCACGCTGAGCGAGGGCTACGCCATCTCCACCTACCTGCTGCACGGCGCCATGGCTCTGGTCGACAACGAGCCCGGCTGCCCCGGAGCGGCCAGCGCGATGGAGGCGGCCGAGCTGCGCAGGCAGAAGCGGCTGACCCTGGAACGGCTCCCCGCCGACGAGTTCCCCCGGATCGTCGAATACGCCAGGGAGATGGAGGCCGAGCCCGACCTCGACGCCTACTACGCCTTCGGCCTCGACCTCCTGATGTCCGGAGTCGAGGCGATGGCCGCGAAGAGGACGCCCAGCAGCGCGACGCAGAACAACACGAGATAG